The following proteins are co-located in the Thermodesulfobacteriota bacterium genome:
- a CDS encoding ATP-binding protein yields MITLLEALNYRCLRHVARPLGPFHVLVGPNASGKTTFLDVVGFLRDLLAEGLEGALMHRAANPEELLFRRQGDGLELAIEMRIPAALRDKTARPELDTARYEVAIGFDEGRRLFEVKTEKLLLKRSKAQEATQRPLFPMPHDPPASLATPKGRRDMKIVVHKVPGGNDNFYSETYGQPGKGWTPSFKLGPQRSALGNLPAEERAFPVAMWLREQLSSGVQQIMLNSLRLREPSPPTRMKGFLPDGSNLPWVIARLRREDRTRFDSWIKHLRTALDDLEDITTVERPEDKHCYLVYKYRGSLEVPSWLASDGTLRLTALTLPAYLVDLQGIYLIEEPENGIHPRAVATMYDSLSSVYAAQVLLATHSPVVLSAARMEDVLCFAKNDDGSTDIVLGSEHPRLAAWHGEADLGTLLAAGVLGGAERRLLM; encoded by the coding sequence ATGATCACACTGCTTGAGGCCTTGAACTACCGCTGCCTGCGCCATGTGGCCCGCCCTTTGGGGCCGTTCCACGTCCTGGTCGGCCCCAATGCCTCCGGCAAGACGACCTTTCTTGACGTGGTCGGCTTCCTGCGGGACCTGCTCGCCGAGGGTCTGGAAGGGGCGCTGATGCACCGAGCCGCCAATCCGGAGGAGCTTCTGTTCCGCCGCCAGGGCGATGGGCTGGAGCTGGCGATCGAGATGCGGATCCCCGCCGCGCTGCGGGACAAGACCGCGAGACCGGAGCTGGATACGGCGCGCTATGAGGTAGCCATCGGCTTCGATGAAGGCAGACGACTCTTCGAGGTCAAGACGGAGAAGCTCTTGCTCAAGAGGTCCAAGGCCCAAGAGGCGACCCAACGCCCGCTTTTCCCCATGCCTCACGATCCGCCGGCGTCGCTTGCGACCCCCAAGGGCCGCCGGGACATGAAGATCGTGGTGCACAAGGTCCCCGGCGGTAACGACAACTTCTACAGCGAGACCTACGGTCAGCCCGGCAAGGGCTGGACCCCCTCGTTCAAGCTTGGGCCCCAACGATCCGCCCTGGGCAATCTGCCGGCAGAGGAAAGGGCCTTTCCCGTGGCCATGTGGCTCCGGGAACAGCTGAGCAGCGGTGTGCAGCAGATCATGCTCAACAGCCTCAGGCTCAGAGAGCCCAGCCCGCCGACCAGGATGAAAGGATTCCTGCCGGATGGCTCCAATCTGCCCTGGGTCATCGCCCGGCTGCGGCGGGAGGACAGGACGAGGTTCGACAGCTGGATCAAGCACCTCCGGACGGCACTGGATGATCTTGAGGACATCACGACCGTCGAGCGGCCCGAGGACAAGCATTGCTATCTGGTCTACAAGTATCGCGGCAGTCTTGAGGTGCCTTCCTGGCTGGCCTCCGACGGCACCCTTCGGCTCACGGCCCTCACCCTGCCCGCGTATCTGGTCGATCTCCAGGGAATCTATCTTATCGAAGAGCCCGAGAATGGCATCCACCCCCGGGCTGTGGCGACCATGTACGACTCCCTGTCCTCGGTATACGCGGCCCAGGTTCTCCTGGCCACCCACTCACCGGTGGTGCTCAGTGCGGCCCGGATGGAGGATGTCCTGTGCTTTGCCAAGAACGACGATGGCTCGACCGATATCGTCCTCGGCTCAGAGCATCCGAGGCTGGCGGCCTGGCATGGCGAGGCCGATCTCGGCACCCTTCTGGCGGCAGGAGTGCTGGGCGGAGCAGAGAGGAGGCTCTTGATGTGA